A portion of the Streptomyces sp. NBC_00376 genome contains these proteins:
- a CDS encoding endo-alpha-N-acetylgalactosaminidase family protein, translating into MSRRFTSAGAVAAASAAVLALVGTALPATAASAPAPAAVGPAVPAGATVIGSEQLSVAVADDFPRVLAYTDKATGSQLFGSTQPVTAVTLNGTAHPVKLKGAPVVTASAARYTLVFTDLPGIEIDASLSVSGRATTFKVTAVRDTETFRVGTIDIPGHDLVSVGSTDNGGATAFTRLDNDSTKTADVFSKVTADTAADKAPVGASYAFLNTGSLAAAVESNSSYDKPSGATGGDDARFWHQARKADDGSVRVGVWSGQWTYRGDGAPKPESGNNLPWAKVVVTPDANGDKAVDWQDGAVAFRSIGVVAPGSKDTAERVVTHIPFNFASQATHPFLRTLDDVKRVSLATDGLGQLALLKGYASEGHDSAHPDYGGDYNKRAGGLKDLNALLKDGKKWGATFGVHVNATEAYPEAKAFDEKLVDKTKPGWNWLGQSYYIDQRRDINSGDLAKRFQQLRDETDPNLSLLYIDVYYSHGWIADKTLQSVQKQGWNVATEWADKFERGSLWSHWANDLDYGGATNKGLNSKIIRFIRNGEKDVWNNDPVLGQTAIEEFEGWTNETDWNAFSSNIWQRNLPAKYLQHQKITRWDGNDITFTGGVRGTVEDGKRTFYDHGRKVLSGTDYLLPWDGGKKLYHYSKSGGTSSWAVPSNGTYTVYELTDNGRVKTGTVKPVDGKITLTAKAGQPYVLYPQQAPKAADPRWGEGTPVDDPGFNDKGLTAWSKTGTVARETDAKGLTSAQLSGSSTAALSQRVDGLAPGKRYTASALIEVQPGKSRHTTLSIGGKSVSVDRSTAKDYVAASERHGTYFQRAKVNFTAPANGSTTLRIEAADGSSASVRADDVRIVANAPETKANTLSYEDFEAVDQGWGPFLKGDAGGSTDPRTVISQLHAPYTQAGWNGKLIDDVIGGKESLKSHEENSGLVYRTAPWTVPMTDGHRYKVEYDYQSSHAGAYEWVDGYDRITAEGKPGSVETRTTAIGQQRTTGHFAETVTAGCGDAWTGLRKRDDAPDGADFVLDSFTVTDLGPAPDSEQAACGTLTVAPAAETLEPGTANTVKVSFTNYEATAATGVALSLTVPEGWTAEPTGAVTFDSVAAGAQVTGSWQVTPPVDAKYQTYGLSSEAQYTVGGARRTLGAQTSVRTLPPPPTTDSWASDLDWTASQNGWGPVEKDLSNGETGTGDGSPLTIGGTVYTKGLGSHAPARIRYYLGGKCTSFTAQVGVDDVQKSAGSVQFSVTADGTEKVKSPVLKAADSAWSLTADVTGAKYVELVVGDGGDGNGNDHADWGDARFHCGG; encoded by the coding sequence ATGTCGCGAAGATTCACTTCGGCGGGCGCTGTCGCCGCCGCCTCAGCCGCCGTCCTGGCGCTGGTGGGGACCGCGCTCCCCGCCACCGCCGCCTCCGCCCCCGCACCCGCCGCAGTCGGGCCGGCCGTCCCCGCGGGCGCCACCGTCATCGGGTCCGAGCAGCTCTCGGTCGCCGTCGCCGACGACTTCCCGCGCGTCCTTGCGTACACCGACAAGGCCACCGGCAGTCAGCTGTTCGGCAGCACCCAGCCGGTCACCGCCGTGACCCTGAACGGCACCGCGCACCCGGTGAAGCTCAAGGGCGCCCCCGTGGTCACCGCCTCGGCCGCCCGCTACACGCTGGTCTTCACCGACCTGCCCGGCATCGAGATCGACGCCTCGCTCTCCGTCTCCGGACGCGCCACCACCTTCAAGGTGACGGCCGTCCGCGACACCGAGACGTTCCGCGTCGGCACCATCGACATCCCCGGCCACGACCTGGTCTCCGTCGGCTCCACGGACAACGGCGGGGCCACCGCCTTCACCCGGCTGGACAACGACTCGACGAAGACCGCCGACGTCTTCTCGAAGGTCACCGCGGACACCGCCGCCGACAAGGCGCCGGTCGGTGCCTCGTACGCGTTTCTCAACACCGGTTCGCTCGCCGCGGCCGTGGAGTCCAACTCCTCGTACGACAAGCCGTCCGGCGCCACCGGCGGCGACGACGCCCGGTTCTGGCACCAGGCCCGCAAGGCCGACGACGGCAGCGTCCGGGTCGGCGTCTGGTCCGGTCAGTGGACCTACCGCGGGGACGGGGCACCGAAGCCGGAGAGCGGGAACAACCTGCCCTGGGCGAAGGTCGTCGTCACCCCCGACGCCAACGGTGACAAGGCGGTCGACTGGCAGGACGGAGCCGTCGCGTTCCGCTCCATCGGCGTCGTGGCGCCCGGCAGCAAGGACACCGCGGAGCGGGTCGTCACCCACATTCCGTTCAACTTCGCCAGCCAGGCCACCCACCCCTTCCTGCGCACCCTCGACGACGTCAAGCGGGTCTCGCTCGCCACCGACGGCCTCGGGCAGCTCGCGCTCCTCAAGGGATACGCCTCCGAGGGCCACGACTCCGCCCACCCCGACTACGGCGGCGACTACAACAAGCGCGCCGGCGGGCTGAAGGACCTCAACGCGCTCCTGAAGGACGGCAAGAAGTGGGGCGCCACCTTCGGCGTCCACGTCAACGCCACCGAGGCGTACCCGGAGGCCAAGGCCTTCGACGAGAAGCTCGTCGACAAGACCAAGCCGGGCTGGAACTGGCTGGGCCAGAGCTACTACATCGACCAGCGCCGCGACATCAACAGCGGCGACCTGGCCAAGCGCTTCCAGCAGCTGCGCGACGAGACGGACCCCAATCTCAGCCTGCTCTACATCGACGTCTACTACTCGCACGGCTGGATCGCGGACAAGACCCTGCAGTCCGTGCAGAAGCAGGGCTGGAACGTCGCCACCGAGTGGGCCGACAAGTTCGAGCGCGGCTCGCTCTGGTCGCACTGGGCCAATGACCTCGACTACGGCGGCGCCACCAACAAGGGCCTCAACTCGAAGATCATCCGGTTCATCCGCAACGGCGAGAAGGACGTCTGGAACAACGACCCGGTCCTCGGCCAGACGGCCATCGAGGAGTTCGAGGGCTGGACCAACGAGACCGACTGGAACGCCTTCTCCAGCAACATCTGGCAGCGCAACCTGCCAGCCAAGTACCTCCAGCACCAGAAGATCACCCGCTGGGACGGCAACGACATCACCTTCACCGGCGGTGTCCGGGGCACGGTCGAGGACGGCAAGAGGACGTTCTACGACCACGGCCGCAAGGTCCTCAGCGGCACCGACTACCTGCTGCCGTGGGACGGCGGGAAGAAGCTGTACCACTACAGCAAGTCCGGCGGTACGAGCAGCTGGGCGGTGCCGTCGAACGGCACGTACACCGTCTACGAGCTCACCGACAACGGCCGGGTCAAGACCGGCACGGTCAAGCCCGTCGACGGGAAGATCACGCTGACCGCCAAGGCGGGTCAGCCGTACGTCCTCTACCCGCAGCAGGCCCCGAAGGCCGCCGACCCCCGGTGGGGCGAGGGCACCCCGGTCGACGACCCGGGCTTCAACGACAAGGGGCTGACCGCCTGGTCGAAGACCGGCACCGTCGCCCGTGAGACCGACGCCAAGGGCCTCACCAGCGCCCAGCTCTCCGGCAGCTCCACCGCCGCGCTCTCGCAGCGCGTCGACGGCCTCGCCCCCGGCAAGCGCTACACCGCGTCCGCGCTCATCGAGGTCCAGCCCGGGAAGAGCCGGCACACCACGCTCTCGATCGGCGGGAAGTCCGTCTCGGTGGACCGCTCCACCGCGAAGGACTACGTCGCCGCGTCCGAGCGGCACGGCACGTACTTCCAGCGGGCCAAGGTGAACTTCACCGCCCCCGCGAACGGCAGCACCACCCTGCGCATCGAGGCGGCCGACGGCAGCTCCGCGAGCGTCCGGGCCGATGACGTACGCATCGTCGCCAACGCCCCGGAGACGAAGGCGAACACCCTCTCCTACGAGGACTTCGAGGCCGTCGACCAGGGCTGGGGCCCCTTCCTCAAGGGCGACGCGGGCGGCTCCACCGACCCCCGCACCGTCATCTCCCAGCTGCACGCCCCGTACACCCAGGCCGGCTGGAACGGAAAGCTGATCGACGACGTGATCGGCGGCAAGGAGTCCCTCAAGTCCCACGAGGAGAACTCCGGACTCGTCTACCGCACCGCCCCGTGGACCGTGCCGATGACCGACGGGCACCGCTACAAGGTCGAGTACGACTACCAGTCCAGCCACGCGGGCGCCTACGAGTGGGTCGACGGCTACGACCGGATCACCGCCGAAGGAAAGCCCGGCTCGGTCGAGACCCGGACCACCGCCATCGGACAGCAGCGCACCACCGGCCACTTCGCCGAGACCGTCACCGCGGGCTGCGGCGACGCCTGGACCGGGCTGCGCAAGCGCGACGACGCCCCCGACGGCGCCGACTTCGTACTCGACTCCTTCACCGTGACCGACCTCGGCCCGGCCCCCGACTCCGAGCAGGCCGCCTGCGGCACCCTCACCGTCGCACCGGCCGCCGAGACCCTGGAGCCGGGCACGGCCAACACCGTCAAGGTCTCGTTCACCAACTACGAGGCGACGGCGGCGACCGGCGTCGCACTCAGCCTGACCGTGCCCGAGGGCTGGACGGCGGAGCCCACCGGCGCCGTCACCTTCGACTCCGTCGCGGCGGGCGCCCAGGTCACCGGCAGCTGGCAGGTCACCCCGCCGGTGGACGCCAAGTACCAGACGTACGGCCTGAGTTCCGAGGCGCAGTACACCGTCGGCGGGGCACGGCGCACGCTCGGCGCGCAGACCTCCGTACGGACCCTGCCGCCGCCGCCCACCACCGACAGCTGGGCCAGCGACCTGGACTGGACGGCCTCCCAGAACGGCTGGGGCCCGGTGGAGAAGGACCTCTCCAACGGTGAGACCGGCACCGGCGACGGCTCCCCGCTGACCATCGGCGGCACCGTCTACACCAAGGGGCTCGGCAGCCACGCGCCGGCGAGGATCCGCTACTACCTGGGCGGGAAGTGCACCTCGTTCACCGCCCAGGTCGGCGTGGACGACGTGCAGAAGAGCGCCGGCAGCGTGCAGTTCTCCGTCACGGCCGACGGCACCGAGAAGGTGAAGTCGCCCGTGCTGAAGGCGGCCGACAGCGCCTGGTCGCTGACGGCGGACGTCACCGGGGCCAAGTACGTCGAACTGGTCGTCGGCGACGGCGGCGACGGCAACGGCAACGACCACGCGGACTGGGGCGACGCCCGCTTCCACTGCGGCGGCTGA
- a CDS encoding S1 family peptidase, producing the protein MGELRADWRIRLRRDDANGPVCGAGVLLTQDRALTCAHVVGEPDARIWVEFAENPAIAPVGARVAEGGWLPGLGATREDIAVLALDSPRPHATPATLERHLERGGEVWIGGYARSFADGMWLTGRISGAHGAWIQLDAARNEQVVKPGFSGAAVQVRGGPAGTSERVVGMVVSWRGDLDLALPADNDLAFSYMIPIDRIAELVPLVAELSGPDGWDHGLDRRLRRWFAGGEEPAVRFSVVPHGGGRDRTLRHHLHRAHLVYRGGRTAPEDFVGELVTRLRPPRHQAQAYREWLLTGGTPPERAADGGRGSSGPTLAVVGLDEDRRPHRLVPLLARVRTLGFRLLVIVRDSGGDEVDEVVRQLLVPALDERAVELVRRVEEIEKQWAGLNGLVESASLGPRPRTEAARHRQQLARLRTVGDPRERLSALRALLREVRAELERHGRADVPGPRGEHGRAGRR; encoded by the coding sequence ATGGGGGAGCTGAGGGCGGACTGGCGGATCCGATTACGGCGGGACGACGCGAACGGGCCGGTCTGCGGCGCCGGTGTGCTGCTGACCCAGGACCGGGCACTCACCTGCGCGCACGTGGTGGGGGAGCCGGACGCCCGGATCTGGGTGGAATTCGCCGAGAACCCCGCCATCGCCCCGGTCGGGGCCCGCGTCGCCGAGGGCGGCTGGCTGCCCGGTCTCGGCGCGACCCGCGAGGACATCGCCGTACTCGCCCTGGACAGCCCGCGCCCGCACGCCACCCCCGCGACGCTCGAACGGCACCTGGAGCGCGGCGGCGAGGTGTGGATCGGCGGCTACGCGCGCTCCTTCGCCGACGGGATGTGGCTGACCGGGCGGATCAGCGGAGCACACGGCGCCTGGATCCAGCTCGACGCCGCACGCAACGAACAAGTGGTGAAACCCGGGTTCAGCGGCGCCGCCGTGCAGGTGCGCGGCGGACCGGCCGGAACGTCCGAGCGGGTCGTCGGGATGGTCGTCAGCTGGCGCGGCGACCTCGATCTGGCGCTGCCCGCCGACAACGACCTGGCGTTCTCGTACATGATCCCGATCGACCGGATCGCCGAACTCGTCCCACTGGTCGCCGAGTTGAGTGGCCCGGACGGCTGGGACCACGGCCTGGACCGGCGGCTGCGCAGATGGTTCGCCGGGGGTGAGGAACCCGCGGTGCGCTTCAGCGTCGTACCGCACGGCGGCGGCCGCGACCGCACGCTCAGGCACCATCTGCACCGCGCCCATCTCGTCTACCGGGGCGGCCGCACCGCCCCCGAGGACTTCGTCGGCGAACTGGTGACCAGGCTGCGCCCGCCCCGCCACCAGGCCCAGGCCTACCGCGAGTGGCTGCTCACGGGCGGCACCCCGCCCGAGCGGGCGGCGGACGGCGGGCGGGGGAGCTCCGGGCCCACCCTCGCCGTGGTCGGGCTCGACGAGGACCGGCGGCCGCACCGGCTGGTGCCCCTGCTCGCCCGGGTGCGGACACTCGGCTTCCGGCTGCTCGTCATCGTGCGGGACAGCGGCGGCGACGAAGTGGACGAGGTGGTACGGCAGTTGCTGGTACCGGCCCTCGACGAACGGGCCGTCGAACTGGTCCGCCGCGTCGAGGAGATCGAGAAGCAATGGGCCGGGCTGAACGGCCTGGTGGAATCCGCCTCCCTGGGCCCCCGGCCGCGCACCGAGGCGGCCCGCCACCGACAGCAGCTGGCCCGGCTGCGCACCGTCGGCGACCCGCGCGAACGGCTCTCCGCCCTGCGCGCCCTGCTGCGTGAAGTCCGGGCGGAGCTGGAGCGGCACGGCCGGGCGGACGTACCCGGACCGCGCGGCGAGCACGGCCGGGCCGGCCGCCGATGA
- a CDS encoding serine/threonine protein kinase, translating into MRIPCPHRRFTGAPCDGAVRSTGYCDTCGRSEDGPGLPPLPTAPDRCGPRQLLELPRLDPSTPDQRLSAAVTRAHVRMSCSSKSCATYFVAPYTAAPPPDEGHCPRCGAPYSYRPELDRDGPLLQGQYRILGPIAHGGQGWVYLARDTHLEDLVAVKGMLNRYAERGAAQAAEERRSLVAIRHERIVQIRDFVSTVSADGTVSGGYIVMQDVGDRTLSAVVEATRQGNFVLDIEHVITYGCQILEALAHLHGMGFLYGDMKPSNVVHQHEGVKVIDLGGVRKQGSTEPPPVITPRYAAPEMVSGSPLTVAHDIHTVGATLAELAGWAVGDDVPGLGTSSFRLVVERATDQDPERRFADAEEMAGQLRGVLREIRALRGKQDRTEPSAYFTPSTRLLGGRLGTVPDYAHWLERTPHRRDLTPRAPALDTGLPTPTEIARRLPVPRPYPGDPEAARFLVSSYDPGRLLAQPAEGEQSVEICLHNARLLLGREGAEALSLAREQVAAADAIPGPGPVRQWRLSWHWGLVALRSAEVLDDRRQLLEAALEHFAAVHRALPGEYAAKLALAYAAEQLGPDRPAGPIPSAYELFRAVHARNPSHVGAALGLARLALERGDRDAAAEVLDLVPDESRDHTVARIAALRIRAARLAAGGRPLPGTRRIDAVLAAVPLREGGHGPHPASVVTGDESARLLRTELYEWKLDAVRAEAGDPRHDGHWWRRGLPPPPVPGERAVREDLARCYRWMARQCRDTADHEKLIDLSHAVRPQTRYWFPPRRRTPGGS; encoded by the coding sequence ATGAGGATCCCCTGCCCGCACCGCCGGTTCACCGGAGCCCCCTGCGACGGCGCGGTGCGGTCCACCGGCTACTGCGACACCTGCGGCCGCTCCGAGGACGGCCCGGGACTCCCGCCGCTGCCCACCGCCCCCGACCGGTGCGGCCCCCGGCAGCTGCTGGAACTGCCACGGCTCGACCCGAGCACCCCCGACCAGCGGCTGAGCGCCGCCGTGACCCGGGCCCACGTCCGGATGAGCTGCTCGTCCAAGTCCTGCGCCACCTACTTCGTCGCCCCGTACACAGCCGCCCCGCCGCCCGACGAGGGCCACTGCCCCAGGTGCGGCGCCCCCTACTCCTACCGCCCCGAACTCGACCGGGACGGTCCGCTGCTCCAGGGCCAGTACCGCATCCTCGGACCCATCGCCCACGGCGGCCAGGGCTGGGTCTACCTCGCCCGCGACACCCACCTCGAAGACCTCGTCGCCGTGAAGGGGATGCTGAACCGGTACGCGGAACGCGGCGCCGCCCAGGCCGCCGAGGAGCGCCGCAGCCTCGTCGCCATCCGGCACGAACGCATCGTCCAGATCCGGGACTTCGTCAGCACCGTCAGCGCGGACGGCACGGTCTCCGGCGGCTACATCGTGATGCAGGACGTCGGCGACCGCACCCTGTCCGCCGTCGTCGAGGCGACCCGGCAGGGCAACTTCGTCCTCGACATCGAACACGTCATCACCTACGGCTGCCAGATCCTCGAAGCCCTCGCCCATCTGCACGGCATGGGCTTCCTGTACGGGGACATGAAGCCGTCCAACGTCGTCCACCAGCACGAGGGCGTGAAGGTCATCGACCTCGGCGGGGTCCGCAAACAGGGATCCACCGAACCGCCGCCCGTCATCACCCCCAGATACGCCGCGCCCGAGATGGTCAGCGGCAGCCCGCTGACCGTCGCCCACGACATCCACACGGTCGGCGCGACCCTGGCCGAACTGGCGGGCTGGGCGGTCGGCGACGACGTACCCGGCCTCGGCACCAGCTCCTTCCGGCTGGTGGTGGAACGGGCGACCGACCAGGACCCGGAACGCCGGTTCGCCGACGCGGAGGAGATGGCGGGCCAGCTGCGCGGGGTGCTGCGAGAGATCCGGGCGCTGCGCGGCAAGCAGGACCGGACCGAGCCCTCCGCCTACTTCACCCCGTCCACCCGGCTGCTCGGCGGGCGGCTGGGCACCGTACCCGACTACGCGCACTGGCTGGAGCGCACCCCGCACCGCCGCGACCTGACGCCCCGGGCGCCCGCGCTGGACACCGGGCTCCCCACCCCCACCGAGATCGCCCGGCGGCTGCCGGTGCCCAGGCCCTACCCGGGGGACCCGGAGGCCGCCCGGTTCCTGGTGAGCAGCTACGACCCCGGACGGCTGCTGGCCCAGCCCGCCGAGGGCGAACAGTCGGTGGAGATCTGTCTGCACAACGCCCGGCTGCTGCTCGGCCGGGAGGGCGCCGAAGCCCTGAGCCTGGCGCGCGAACAGGTGGCGGCGGCTGACGCCATACCCGGACCGGGGCCGGTGCGGCAGTGGCGGCTCAGCTGGCACTGGGGGCTCGTCGCGCTGCGCAGCGCGGAGGTACTGGACGACCGGCGGCAGCTGCTGGAGGCCGCCCTGGAACACTTCGCCGCCGTCCACCGCGCGCTGCCCGGCGAGTACGCCGCGAAGCTGGCCCTGGCCTACGCCGCGGAACAGCTCGGCCCGGACCGCCCGGCCGGTCCGATCCCGTCGGCGTACGAACTCTTCCGGGCCGTGCACGCCCGCAACCCCTCCCACGTCGGAGCCGCGCTGGGCCTGGCCAGGCTGGCGCTGGAGCGCGGCGACCGGGACGCCGCGGCCGAGGTCCTGGACCTGGTGCCGGACGAGTCGCGGGACCACACCGTCGCCCGGATCGCCGCGCTGCGCATCCGGGCGGCCCGGCTCGCTGCGGGCGGGCGGCCGCTGCCCGGGACGCGGCGGATCGACGCCGTGCTCGCCGCGGTCCCGCTGCGCGAGGGCGGCCACGGGCCGCATCCGGCGTCCGTGGTGACGGGCGACGAGTCGGCCCGGCTGCTGCGCACCGAACTGTACGAGTGGAAGCTCGACGCGGTCCGGGCCGAGGCCGGCGACCCGCGCCACGACGGGCACTGGTGGCGGCGGGGACTGCCACCGCCACCGGTGCCCGGGGAGCGGGCCGTGCGGGAGGACCTGGCCCGGTGCTACCGCTGGATGGCCCGGCAGTGCAGGGACACCGCCGACCACGAGAAGCTCATCGACCTCTCGCACGCCGTCCGCCCGCAGACCCGCTACTGGTTCCCGCCCCGGCGCCGCACCCCTGGAGGCAGTTGA